In a single window of the Bacillus clarus genome:
- a CDS encoding prenyltransferase/squalene oxidase repeat-containing protein — protein sequence MLLLEKVREEVNRKITALRTMQKQDGTWQFCFEGALLTDCHMIFLLKLLGKDQEIEPFVTRLVSLQTNEGTWKLYEDEPVGNLSATIQAYTALLASGQFLREDVNMRRAEAFIREHGGIARAHFMTKFLLAVHGAYDYPSLFHFPTPILFLQEDSPLSIFELSSSARIHLIPMMVCVNKRFRVPQKLLPDLQHITGGGGQWFREERSPVFQTLLYDVKKILSYPLSLHHKGYEEVERFMNERIDENGTLYSYASATFYMIYALLALGHPIQSQVIQNAVTGLESYIWNMERGSHLQNSPSTVWDTALLSYALQEAGVFKEDPMIQKATEYLLKKQQSKKMDWSVHAPSIQAGGWGFSDINTTIPDVDDTTAALRALAPSRDGNPKVEEAWEKGIKWVKGLQNMDGGWGAFERGVTSRLLANLPIENAGDMLTDPSTPDITGRVLEFLGTYAPNELSDEQKECAIKWLLHEQERNGSWYGKWGICYIYGTWAALTGLKAVGVSSTHPSVKKAILWLENIQHRDGGWGESGQSSIEKRFASLSFSTPSQTAWALDALISYYDKETPAIRKGISYLFANSTKNEEYPTGTALPGVFYINYHSYAKLYPLLTLAHYMKKYRK from the coding sequence TTGTTACTACTTGAAAAAGTGCGTGAGGAAGTGAATCGGAAAATTACTGCCCTTCGAACAATGCAAAAGCAAGACGGAACGTGGCAGTTTTGTTTTGAAGGAGCTCTGTTAACAGATTGTCATATGATTTTTCTGCTCAAATTATTAGGGAAAGATCAAGAAATAGAACCATTTGTGACAAGGCTTGTATCACTTCAAACAAATGAAGGGACTTGGAAGTTATACGAGGATGAACCTGTTGGTAATTTGTCGGCTACAATTCAAGCATATACGGCTTTGCTAGCTTCTGGACAGTTTTTAAGAGAAGATGTAAATATGAGGCGAGCTGAAGCTTTTATTAGGGAGCATGGAGGTATTGCACGTGCTCATTTTATGACGAAATTTTTATTAGCGGTTCATGGAGCATATGATTATCCTTCACTTTTTCACTTTCCAACGCCGATTTTATTTTTACAAGAAGACTCTCCTCTCAGTATATTTGAGTTAAGTAGCTCAGCACGTATACACTTAATTCCGATGATGGTATGTGTGAATAAAAGATTTCGCGTGCCCCAAAAATTACTTCCGGATCTACAGCATATTACTGGTGGAGGGGGACAGTGGTTCCGAGAAGAACGATCACCAGTATTTCAAACATTGCTTTATGATGTGAAAAAGATTTTATCTTATCCGCTCTCTTTACATCATAAAGGATATGAAGAAGTAGAGCGTTTTATGAACGAACGGATTGATGAAAACGGAACATTATATAGTTACGCGAGTGCTACGTTTTATATGATTTATGCATTGTTGGCATTAGGACACCCTATTCAATCGCAGGTCATTCAGAACGCTGTAACTGGATTGGAATCTTATATATGGAATATGGAAAGAGGGAGTCATTTGCAAAATTCACCGTCTACTGTTTGGGATACAGCATTATTAAGTTATGCATTACAAGAGGCGGGCGTATTTAAAGAAGATCCGATGATTCAAAAGGCAACAGAGTATTTATTGAAAAAACAGCAAAGTAAGAAAATGGATTGGAGCGTACATGCCCCGTCAATTCAGGCTGGGGGATGGGGCTTTTCAGATATAAATACGACCATTCCAGATGTTGATGATACAACTGCGGCTCTTAGAGCATTAGCGCCAAGTAGAGATGGGAATCCAAAAGTTGAAGAGGCGTGGGAAAAAGGGATCAAATGGGTGAAGGGATTACAAAATATGGATGGAGGATGGGGAGCTTTTGAACGAGGGGTAACGAGTCGTTTATTAGCAAATTTACCGATCGAAAATGCAGGTGATATGCTTACAGACCCATCTACGCCAGATATTACAGGTAGAGTATTAGAATTTTTAGGGACGTATGCTCCAAATGAATTATCAGACGAGCAAAAAGAGTGTGCAATTAAATGGTTACTCCACGAACAAGAACGGAATGGATCTTGGTATGGAAAATGGGGAATATGCTATATATATGGGACATGGGCAGCTCTTACTGGGTTAAAAGCAGTGGGGGTTTCTTCAACCCATCCATCCGTGAAAAAAGCAATTTTATGGTTAGAAAATATTCAACATAGAGATGGGGGATGGGGGGAGTCTGGGCAAAGTAGCATAGAGAAAAGATTCGCTTCTTTATCTTTTAGTACTCCTTCACAAACAGCATGGGCACTTGATGCGCTTATTTCTTATTATGATAAAGAAACACCAGCCATTCGAAAAGGGATTTCATATTTGTTTGCCAATTCTACTAAAAATGAAGAATATCCGACTGGTACAGCTTTGCCAGGTGTATTTTATATAAATTACCATAGTTATGCTAAATTATATCCATTACTTACTTTGGCGCATTATATGAAAAAATACAGAAAATAA
- a CDS encoding divergent PAP2 family protein has translation METILHNDPLMAAILSWFLAQLTKVVFKLIKTGEFDFAKFFASGGMPSSHASTVTALATGVGVVEGVESPVFAVAAIFAIIVMYDASGVRLAVSKQAKILNDFFHGRQTEYKKLNELVGHTPYQVVVGAILGIVVGVGYCL, from the coding sequence ATGGAAACAATTTTACATAATGATCCACTTATGGCTGCTATACTTTCCTGGTTTTTAGCGCAGTTAACGAAAGTTGTCTTTAAATTAATAAAAACAGGGGAGTTTGATTTTGCAAAATTTTTTGCCTCGGGTGGAATGCCAAGCTCGCATGCTTCGACCGTTACGGCACTTGCTACAGGTGTCGGAGTTGTGGAAGGTGTGGAGAGTCCTGTATTTGCAGTTGCGGCGATTTTCGCCATTATTGTTATGTATGATGCTTCAGGAGTAAGACTCGCAGTAAGTAAGCAGGCTAAGATCTTGAATGATTTTTTTCACGGCAGACAAACGGAATATAAAAAATTAAATGAGCTTGTCGGGCATACACCGTATCAAGTTGTTGTCGGTGCTATATTAGGAATTGTGGTTGGAGTTGGATATTGTTTGTGA
- the rarD gene encoding EamA family transporter RarD, protein MESQTALQKKGIIYAAGAYTMWGILPIYWKWVGEIPAEEILAHRIVWAFVFMLVVLGVTRRFRQFLGELVNLFKRPKLLISLMIASILISGNWFVYIWAVNHNHVIEASLGYYINPLISILLGTVILKEKLNFWQYVAVCLAGVGVIILTVRFGSIPWIALSLAFSFGLYGLTKKLLNYDAMIGLTMETMLVTPLAVIYLFMAGAHGFGSFGSISMTSTLLLIGAGTVTALPLFYFAKGAQLIPLYMIGFLQYIAPTISLILGVFVFGEHFTSTHMMAFFFIWIALFVFSIAKTKFLLRKQPKFLKNKSAKVS, encoded by the coding sequence ATGGAGAGTCAAACAGCACTGCAAAAAAAAGGAATCATATATGCGGCAGGTGCTTATACGATGTGGGGGATACTCCCAATTTATTGGAAATGGGTGGGAGAGATTCCAGCTGAAGAAATATTAGCACATCGCATCGTTTGGGCATTTGTTTTTATGTTAGTCGTTTTAGGGGTAACGCGACGATTTCGTCAATTTCTCGGAGAGTTAGTGAATCTTTTTAAACGACCTAAATTATTAATCTCATTAATGATTGCTTCGATTTTGATTAGTGGAAATTGGTTTGTATACATATGGGCCGTAAATCATAATCATGTAATTGAGGCAAGTCTTGGTTATTATATTAATCCACTTATAAGTATTTTACTTGGCACAGTTATTTTAAAAGAAAAGCTGAACTTTTGGCAGTATGTTGCAGTTTGTTTAGCTGGAGTAGGGGTTATTATTTTAACAGTTCGTTTCGGATCGATTCCATGGATTGCTCTTTCACTTGCATTTTCATTTGGATTATATGGATTAACGAAGAAATTATTAAATTATGATGCGATGATCGGACTTACGATGGAAACGATGTTAGTGACACCACTTGCGGTTATTTATTTGTTTATGGCGGGCGCACATGGTTTTGGTTCATTTGGTTCTATTTCGATGACATCGACGCTTCTTTTAATAGGGGCTGGTACTGTTACGGCATTACCACTATTTTATTTTGCTAAAGGGGCACAGCTTATTCCGCTTTATATGATTGGGTTTTTACAATATATTGCACCGACTATTAGTTTAATTTTAGGCGTTTTCGTTTTTGGTGAGCATTTTACATCTACTCATATGATGGCATTTTTCTTTATTTGGATTGCTTTATTTGTATTTTCAATAGCAAAGACAAAGTTTTTATTACGGAAGCAACCGAAGTTTCTTAAAAATAAATCAGCAAAAGTATCATAA
- a CDS encoding DUF1294 domain-containing protein, with translation MKWIYFIIINVVAFSLMALDKQKAKKKQWRIAESTLFLSAAAGGAIGAWIGMYMFHHKTHKSKFVFGIPLLVIITGGIFIYI, from the coding sequence ATGAAATGGATTTATTTTATTATTATTAATGTTGTAGCGTTTAGTCTTATGGCACTCGATAAACAAAAGGCAAAGAAGAAACAATGGCGAATAGCAGAAAGTACGTTGTTTTTATCTGCAGCAGCTGGTGGAGCGATTGGCGCTTGGATTGGTATGTACATGTTTCATCATAAAACGCATAAAAGTAAATTTGTTTTCGGTATTCCGTTGCTCGTTATTATAACAGGGGGCATCTTTATATACATATAG
- a CDS encoding APC family permease — MSLLIKKVMDEKKKKVLNQTLGAIDLTLLGIGAIIGTGIFVLTGIVAAKHAGPAIVLSFMLAAIVCACVAFCYAEFASAVPVSGSVYSYTYMTLGEIFAFIVGWCVMLEYLLATSAVAAGWSAYFQSLLLGFNIHIPAIVASAPGMGKGGIIDLPAVIIILVVTFLLSRGAKESARINNIMVIIKLAVIVGFIIVGAQYVKPENWQPFLPFGFHGVIGGAATVFFAFLGFDAVATAAEEVKRPQRNVPIGLLVSLCICTILYVGVSFVLTGIVPFTDLNVADPVAYALRIVGEDRIAGLLSVGAIAGLTTVLLVAMFAFVRVSYSMSRDGLLPKRLSSVHKRFQTPFFNTWITGVVAALLAGLVDLNLLANLVNMGTITAFIFVSLAVIVLRKTHPNMKRPFRAPFVPFLPIVSIVSCLYLALNLSQITLISFIIWIIIGVFIYFIYAKKHSNVRNENRV, encoded by the coding sequence ATGAGTCTATTAATAAAGAAAGTAATGGATGAAAAAAAGAAAAAAGTATTAAATCAAACTTTAGGGGCAATTGATCTAACTCTTTTAGGAATTGGAGCAATTATTGGGACAGGTATTTTCGTATTAACAGGTATTGTGGCAGCAAAACATGCTGGTCCAGCGATTGTGTTATCGTTTATGTTAGCGGCGATTGTATGTGCATGTGTAGCTTTTTGTTATGCTGAATTTGCATCTGCAGTTCCGGTTTCAGGAAGTGTGTATTCGTATACGTATATGACACTAGGCGAGATTTTTGCTTTTATAGTAGGCTGGTGTGTTATGTTAGAGTATTTATTAGCAACTTCTGCGGTGGCGGCTGGCTGGTCAGCATATTTTCAGTCGTTGCTACTAGGGTTTAATATTCATATTCCTGCAATTGTCGCTTCAGCACCAGGGATGGGTAAGGGCGGAATCATTGACTTGCCAGCGGTTATTATTATTTTAGTTGTTACATTTTTATTAAGCCGTGGTGCGAAGGAAAGTGCACGTATAAATAATATAATGGTTATTATTAAACTAGCTGTTATTGTAGGATTTATTATTGTAGGGGCACAATATGTAAAACCAGAGAATTGGCAGCCATTCCTTCCATTTGGATTTCATGGTGTTATTGGAGGCGCCGCTACTGTATTTTTTGCTTTTTTAGGTTTTGATGCAGTTGCAACAGCAGCGGAGGAAGTAAAACGTCCACAACGTAACGTTCCGATTGGGCTACTTGTCTCTTTATGTATTTGTACCATTCTTTATGTAGGCGTTTCATTCGTGTTAACTGGAATTGTTCCGTTTACGGACTTGAATGTAGCTGATCCAGTTGCATATGCATTACGTATTGTAGGAGAAGATAGAATTGCTGGCTTGTTATCAGTTGGAGCAATAGCAGGATTAACAACAGTTCTGTTAGTTGCTATGTTTGCATTTGTTCGGGTATCTTACTCAATGAGTCGAGATGGATTGCTACCAAAAAGACTTTCAAGTGTTCATAAACGTTTTCAAACTCCGTTTTTTAACACATGGATTACGGGTGTGGTTGCAGCTTTATTAGCGGGGTTAGTGGACTTGAATTTATTAGCAAATTTAGTGAATATGGGAACGATAACAGCGTTTATATTTGTATCTTTAGCTGTAATTGTATTAAGGAAGACACACCCTAATATGAAAAGGCCATTCCGTGCTCCTTTCGTTCCGTTTTTACCCATAGTTTCAATAGTAAGCTGTTTATATTTAGCACTAAATCTTTCTCAAATAACTTTAATCAGTTTTATAATTTGGATTATTATAGGTGTTTTTATATATTTTATATATGCGAAAAAACATAGTAATGTTAGAAACGAAAATAGAGTATAG
- a CDS encoding tubulin-like doman-containing protein: MTLQVPTILIGLGGIGSTVTHQIYEKLSEERRKKVAMHVFDTDVNTLSKFDHIRKFKTQTSSSKTPREYIAGDPTIPEWFPMDPTILDKPLTEGAGQLRVISRLALRAAMKEDKLTSFWQEIEKIFPVTSDQTEYGIRVIIITSLAGGTGSGMFLQIALYLREMLRKKLQHHNILIRGAFLMPDVLVKTRTVSAKEFETVQANGYASLKELHAITLGSTGELSKRGGVTIELEYRPDQVDEDGRTNHTIKQHHLPYNYCFLYDYENLHGHHLHNLSDYMEQMANTIYLQLFSPMSTSHFAQEDNQIQQLAESSGKARYCGAGTAKLIYPYEHVLKYCALKWAVQGLDESWLHLDQLFQEKKQRYDQDVKRGMQREKPERGKSYLEDLEHLATRPEQAHIFYRQMYHETREGAEGGKVGVAKSKLFLEAVESYVHRTVQKDEELNRLQHECKISAAKLKMMEQMKGEVARVDHAVRLYAYAIPSRVHEHVTTLLYDMIESDRFAPSGSEGQSYQLNTWFLKKTDPVHPVAARFMLYEIRKQLVEKMHRLHENNEQKRNLIQNYDKKFNVSNIDGTVTAVRRVEIAQHQGWFGKMFYNQQRMFRKEFEDIVTQYVHKLNEYRKEMLLELVYQSLYQAVNKMIQYWERFFDNLQETRENLLFEIEKRSKEFEGKTNPTNVYVLAEEKLQEKIWQDMQQHLNLGVLPKDISAEIYMSLYGEYCRDAQTEEIQSKKVEDFYREHILSYCYDELQVRYCDKLELNIIEALRKEADFKKRDRDEYVREKIEDLFHLASPFIPKVAHHRELQYWGIHPSLKQELQEEILQEMFKEKDTVNEAFSPFEVICYRAHYGLSLQDFPKLSSGHIANGFMNDKGDYFQSYYRRVNKLNSKKSSLTPHLDKYWHLPAFMPDLNATQTKLDYDKCNRALLYAYMYRWISLVAVDGQFVYQYNGVGRSFLIQSMGKNISSESYKLHRALLHNPFIYENILSRFEEEQEKAMLQGGHLYTQAFVLGAQDVRWLRKEHVHNILDIILMYDREAKYDPTLEETSDELLRLFLDEIELYFQNYYGAGADMVAKKETEMFVKQLWDRSYAKGYVDPNSAPYKKWQNLLHVQDEEEGTKTNV; the protein is encoded by the coding sequence ATGACATTACAAGTTCCAACGATTTTAATTGGTTTAGGTGGAATCGGTAGTACTGTCACACACCAAATATATGAGAAGCTATCAGAGGAGCGTCGCAAAAAGGTAGCGATGCATGTGTTTGATACGGATGTGAATACATTAAGTAAGTTTGATCATATTCGGAAATTTAAAACGCAAACGAGTTCGAGTAAAACACCGAGAGAATATATTGCAGGAGATCCAACAATTCCAGAATGGTTCCCGATGGATCCGACTATTCTTGATAAGCCACTAACAGAAGGAGCAGGGCAACTTCGTGTCATTTCTCGTCTAGCTTTACGTGCAGCTATGAAAGAAGATAAATTAACGTCTTTTTGGCAAGAAATTGAGAAGATTTTCCCTGTTACAAGTGATCAAACGGAATATGGTATTCGTGTTATTATCATTACATCGCTGGCTGGAGGTACAGGTTCGGGTATGTTTTTGCAAATTGCTTTATACTTACGTGAAATGCTTCGGAAAAAACTACAGCATCATAACATTTTAATACGTGGTGCTTTTTTAATGCCAGATGTACTAGTGAAGACGAGAACAGTTAGCGCGAAAGAATTTGAAACTGTGCAAGCAAACGGTTATGCGTCTTTAAAAGAGCTACATGCGATTACACTCGGTTCTACAGGTGAATTATCAAAGCGTGGCGGTGTAACGATTGAGTTAGAGTATCGACCTGATCAAGTAGATGAAGATGGGCGGACGAATCATACGATTAAGCAACATCATTTGCCGTATAATTATTGTTTCTTATATGATTATGAGAATTTACATGGTCATCATTTGCATAACTTATCGGATTATATGGAGCAAATGGCAAATACGATTTATTTACAGCTATTTAGCCCGATGTCCACAAGTCATTTTGCACAAGAAGATAATCAAATTCAGCAATTGGCAGAATCAAGTGGGAAAGCTAGATATTGCGGGGCAGGAACGGCAAAACTCATTTATCCATATGAGCATGTTTTGAAATATTGTGCTTTAAAATGGGCAGTGCAAGGGTTGGATGAATCGTGGCTTCATTTAGACCAATTATTTCAGGAGAAGAAGCAAAGATATGATCAAGATGTAAAACGAGGTATGCAGCGTGAGAAACCAGAGCGTGGCAAAAGTTATCTAGAAGATTTAGAACATCTTGCTACTCGTCCAGAGCAAGCACATATATTCTATAGACAAATGTATCATGAAACGCGCGAAGGTGCAGAGGGCGGTAAAGTGGGTGTTGCGAAGTCGAAATTGTTTTTAGAAGCGGTTGAAAGTTACGTGCATCGTACTGTACAAAAAGATGAAGAATTAAATCGCTTGCAGCACGAGTGCAAAATATCAGCTGCAAAACTTAAAATGATGGAACAAATGAAGGGGGAAGTAGCAAGGGTTGATCATGCGGTTCGTTTATATGCGTATGCGATTCCAAGCCGTGTACATGAGCATGTAACTACTCTTTTATATGACATGATCGAATCAGACCGCTTTGCACCAAGTGGTTCAGAGGGACAGTCCTATCAACTGAATACGTGGTTTTTAAAGAAAACAGACCCTGTTCATCCAGTGGCAGCGCGTTTCATGTTATATGAAATTCGTAAGCAGTTAGTGGAGAAGATGCATCGATTACATGAGAATAATGAACAAAAGCGTAATTTAATCCAAAACTATGATAAGAAGTTTAATGTAAGTAATATAGATGGAACTGTAACAGCGGTACGCCGAGTTGAAATTGCGCAGCACCAAGGATGGTTCGGAAAAATGTTTTATAATCAGCAGCGTATGTTTCGGAAAGAATTCGAAGATATCGTGACGCAATATGTGCACAAGCTAAACGAATATCGCAAAGAAATGCTATTAGAACTCGTGTATCAATCACTGTATCAAGCGGTTAATAAAATGATTCAATATTGGGAAAGATTCTTTGATAATTTACAAGAGACGCGTGAAAATTTATTGTTTGAAATTGAAAAACGAAGCAAAGAATTTGAGGGGAAAACGAATCCGACAAATGTGTACGTATTAGCTGAAGAGAAATTACAAGAAAAGATTTGGCAAGATATGCAGCAACATTTAAATCTAGGAGTACTACCAAAAGATATATCGGCAGAAATTTATATGAGCTTGTATGGAGAATATTGTCGTGATGCACAAACAGAAGAAATTCAGTCAAAAAAGGTTGAAGATTTTTATCGTGAACATATATTGAGCTATTGCTACGACGAACTTCAAGTACGATATTGTGACAAATTAGAGCTTAATATCATTGAAGCATTGCGAAAAGAAGCAGATTTCAAGAAACGTGATCGTGATGAATACGTTCGTGAAAAGATTGAAGATCTTTTCCATCTAGCAAGTCCGTTTATTCCGAAAGTTGCTCATCATAGAGAGCTGCAATATTGGGGGATACATCCGTCCTTAAAACAAGAGTTACAAGAAGAAATATTGCAAGAAATGTTTAAAGAAAAAGATACAGTAAATGAAGCTTTTTCACCATTTGAAGTCATTTGCTATCGTGCTCATTACGGATTGTCACTACAAGATTTTCCTAAGCTTTCGTCCGGACATATTGCAAATGGGTTTATGAATGATAAAGGTGATTACTTCCAATCTTATTATCGCCGCGTCAATAAATTAAATAGTAAAAAATCTAGTCTAACACCACATTTAGATAAGTATTGGCATTTACCAGCTTTTATGCCAGACTTGAATGCAACGCAAACGAAGTTAGATTACGATAAATGTAATCGTGCTCTTCTTTATGCGTACATGTATCGCTGGATTAGCTTGGTCGCTGTTGACGGTCAGTTTGTTTACCAATATAACGGTGTCGGTCGTAGCTTTTTAATCCAGTCTATGGGGAAAAATATTTCAAGTGAAAGTTATAAATTACACAGGGCATTGCTTCATAATCCGTTTATTTATGAAAATATTTTATCTCGTTTTGAAGAGGAACAAGAAAAGGCAATGCTGCAAGGTGGACATTTATATACGCAAGCCTTTGTATTAGGAGCTCAAGATGTAAGGTGGCTTCGTAAAGAACATGTCCATAATATTTTAGATATTATTTTAATGTACGATCGTGAGGCGAAATACGATCCAACGTTAGAAGAGACGTCCGACGAATTACTACGACTATTCCTTGACGAAATAGAGTTATATTTCCAAAATTATTATGGAGCCGGTGCAGATATGGTTGCAAAGAAAGAGACAGAAATGTTTGTCAAACAATTGTGGGATCGTTCATATGCGAAAGGATATGTGGATCCAAATAGTGCACCTTATAAGAAATGGCAAAACCTCCTACATGTTCAAGATGAGGAAGAAGGGACAAAAACGAATGTGTAA
- a CDS encoding vWA domain-containing protein, with the protein MKIRICATFMCFLLICLHPFWTFAKGEEAKERVVSLVYDDSGSMRNNDRWKYANYALQSLVALLDEKDRFSYVLMSRPNDPLNITLTNDKRQKEIDGIGAWKNYLNTPFSAVETAMQSIKKEADINGKREFWLIVLTDGAFNDLEKDKVGGKEQITQKLEQFKKEMDSKKISLHPVLITMEEDLGQQEKQQLNTFKGVWKKEMNGVVMPSSGEDGIVQSVNQVAALVANRDPFSSVESIVKTKISGKKVEITTPFPLKRMTLVRQSSSLSNYQVVQISKPLQLQSSFSIHAPGESKLYGSIVHMSTVNQEVIKPGTYSIEVDQDIEKEGLQVLVEPALNYTVSTYDKDDKDRKTVEKMYEGVTAVIEAKPTELPIQSSYFEAEVEIDGKQYPMNWDDKRHVFYYETKVGKELVRGKVHMNIKGFYRQTKEFKIDTAEKSKLSLQAVTKGYEEKVTNLENSKPFILQPLLNDKPMTEEAVKKLLKSTGVTSNQSINYELKQHSNQIYVYPRPYYSDTFNFTDTGTVEATITINDSKLQEVKEKISLHIENAPFFEKYALIFKFVIPITLLLLIVGIIILGWIVRPRFHRKALLYYEWDQEVAKDWLYQSEPELLRNKWWKHYFGIPFRAERRTVQSVTFIAKKGSKSVFVARESQVIGMIIDGMFITEEEVGMEHKTLYPNELLLIDRGYGKEIYRYECE; encoded by the coding sequence ATGAAAATTCGAATTTGTGCCACATTCATGTGTTTTCTATTGATATGTTTACATCCTTTTTGGACTTTTGCAAAAGGAGAGGAGGCAAAGGAAAGGGTCGTTTCACTTGTATATGATGATTCGGGCAGCATGAGAAATAACGATCGCTGGAAGTATGCCAATTATGCTTTGCAAAGTTTAGTTGCACTATTAGATGAGAAAGATAGATTTTCGTACGTTCTGATGAGCCGTCCTAATGATCCGTTAAATATCACATTGACAAATGATAAAAGACAAAAAGAAATTGATGGAATTGGGGCGTGGAAAAATTATTTAAATACCCCATTTAGTGCGGTTGAAACGGCGATGCAATCTATAAAAAAGGAAGCGGATATAAATGGGAAACGTGAATTTTGGCTTATTGTATTAACTGACGGGGCATTTAATGATTTAGAGAAAGATAAGGTTGGCGGAAAAGAGCAAATTACTCAAAAATTAGAGCAGTTTAAGAAAGAAATGGATTCGAAAAAGATTTCATTGCATCCAGTATTAATAACGATGGAAGAGGATTTAGGACAGCAAGAAAAGCAGCAGTTAAATACGTTTAAAGGGGTTTGGAAAAAAGAAATGAACGGTGTTGTCATGCCGTCTAGCGGTGAGGATGGTATTGTACAAAGTGTGAATCAAGTTGCAGCATTAGTTGCAAATCGTGATCCGTTTTCTTCTGTTGAATCGATTGTGAAAACGAAAATATCCGGAAAAAAAGTGGAGATTACAACGCCCTTTCCATTAAAGCGTATGACACTTGTGCGACAATCGTCGTCTTTGTCTAATTATCAAGTCGTACAAATTTCTAAGCCATTACAGTTACAATCTTCTTTTTCTATACATGCACCAGGAGAATCTAAATTATACGGAAGTATAGTGCATATGAGTACGGTGAATCAGGAAGTAATTAAGCCTGGGACATATTCGATAGAAGTGGATCAAGACATTGAAAAAGAAGGATTACAGGTACTTGTTGAACCGGCACTTAATTATACTGTTTCTACGTATGACAAAGATGATAAAGATAGAAAAACTGTTGAGAAAATGTATGAAGGTGTAACGGCTGTTATTGAAGCAAAGCCTACTGAACTACCAATTCAGTCTTCTTATTTTGAAGCAGAAGTAGAAATAGATGGGAAGCAATATCCGATGAATTGGGACGATAAAAGGCATGTGTTTTATTACGAGACAAAAGTTGGTAAAGAGTTAGTACGCGGAAAAGTTCATATGAATATAAAGGGATTTTATAGGCAGACGAAAGAATTCAAGATTGATACAGCCGAAAAATCGAAATTATCACTTCAAGCTGTTACGAAAGGTTATGAAGAAAAAGTAACAAATTTAGAAAATAGTAAACCATTTATTTTACAGCCGCTTTTAAATGATAAACCGATGACAGAAGAGGCGGTAAAAAAACTATTAAAATCTACTGGTGTCACATCTAATCAATCAATCAACTATGAATTAAAACAACATAGTAATCAAATTTATGTTTATCCTCGTCCTTATTACTCCGACACATTCAATTTTACAGATACAGGCACCGTAGAAGCTACCATCACTATTAATGATTCAAAATTACAAGAAGTAAAGGAAAAGATTTCGCTTCACATTGAAAATGCGCCATTTTTTGAGAAGTATGCGCTCATTTTTAAATTTGTAATTCCTATCACTTTATTACTTTTAATAGTAGGAATTATTATTTTAGGATGGATTGTTCGGCCGAGATTCCATCGGAAAGCATTATTATATTACGAATGGGATCAAGAAGTAGCGAAAGATTGGCTATATCAGTCAGAACCAGAATTACTCAGAAATAAATGGTGGAAACATTATTTTGGTATTCCATTCCGAGCAGAAAGAAGGACTGTGCAATCTGTAACATTTATAGCGAAAAAAGGATCGAAATCTGTATTTGTGGCGAGGGAGTCGCAAGTAATCGGGATGATCATTGATGGAATGTTTATAACAGAAGAAGAAGTAGGGATGGAGCATAAGACGTTATATCCGAATGAGCTTTTATTGATTGATAGAGGATATGGCAAAGAGATTTACCGATATGAATGTGAATAG
- a CDS encoding VOC family protein produces MKINHLNLTVTDVTAARKFLEKYFGLTCEGARGNGFAVMYDTGGFVLTLMKGKEVHYPKTFHVGFPQENEEQVNKINQRLKEDGYQVTPPQHAHAYTFYVEAPGGYTIEVLC; encoded by the coding sequence ATGAAAATAAATCATCTTAATTTGACAGTTACAGATGTGACAGCTGCTAGAAAGTTTTTAGAAAAATATTTTGGATTAACTTGTGAAGGAGCAAGGGGGAATGGTTTTGCAGTTATGTATGATACGGGTGGGTTTGTATTAACTTTAATGAAAGGAAAAGAGGTACATTATCCGAAAACATTTCATGTAGGTTTTCCGCAAGAGAATGAAGAACAAGTTAATAAGATCAATCAAAGATTGAAGGAGGACGGCTATCAGGTCACCCCTCCTCAACATGCACATGCGTACACGTTTTACGTTGAAGCACCTGGAGGATATACAATTGAAGTACTTTGCTAG